Proteins encoded together in one Balearica regulorum gibbericeps isolate bBalReg1 chromosome 3, bBalReg1.pri, whole genome shotgun sequence window:
- the POMC gene encoding pro-opiomelanocortin: MPSVLWSILPVVLGLLLWHPVSASGPCWESSKCQDLASEAGVSACAAACRADLSAEAPVYPGNGHLQPLSESIRKYVMSHFRWNKFGRRNSSSGGGHKREEATGGDPPPASLPAVPPSRREEEEGTGPEREEGKRSYSMEHFRWGKPVGRKRRPIKVYPNGVEEESAESYPLEFRRELALDGTGAPPEEEEEEEEEGQEEEKKAGGSYRMRHFRWHAPLKDKRYGGFMTSEHGQTPLVTLFKNAIIKSAYKKGQ, from the exons ATGCCGAGCGTGCTGTGGAGCATCCTGCCtgtggtgctggggctgctgctctggCACCCCGTCAGCGCCAGCGGCCCgtgctgggagagcagcaaATGCCAGGACCTCGCCAGCGAGGCCGGTGTTTCG GCGTGCGCCGCGGCGTGCAGAGCCGACCTGTCGGCCGAGGCGCCCGTCTACCCCGGGAACGGGCACCTCCAGCCCCTGTCCGAGAGCATCCGCAAGTACGTCATGAGCCACTTTCGCTGGAACAAGTTCGGCcggagaaacagcagcagcggcggggGGCACAAACGGGAGGAAGCGACGGGGGGCGACCCACCGCCGGCATCGCTGCCCGCCGTCCCACCGTCCCGTcgcgaggaagaggagggaaccGGGCCGGAACGGGAGGAAGGCAAACGTTCCTACTCCATGGAGCACTTCCGTTGGGGAAAGCCGGTGGGACGCAAGAGGAGACCCATCAAGGTCTACCCCAACGGGGTGGAGGAGGAATCGGCCGAGAGCTACCCGCTGGAGTTCAGGAGGGAGCTGGCGCTCGACGGCACCGGGGCACCGCccgaggaggaagaggaggaggaggaggaaggccaggaggaggagaagaaggcCGGCGGCTCCTACCGCATGCGCCATTTCCGCTGGCACGCGCCCTTGAAGGACAAGCGCTACGGGGGCTTCATGACCTCGGAGCACGGTCAGACCCCTCTAGTGACTCTCTTCAAAAACGCCATCATCAAAAGCGCCTACAAGAAGGGGCAGTGA